From the genome of Argentina anserina chromosome 4, drPotAnse1.1, whole genome shotgun sequence, one region includes:
- the LOC126789844 gene encoding uncharacterized protein LOC126789844: MKLSHPSTNMITSFIFVFLTLPSFITSQICQRSCDKVPLRFPFGSDAGCGDPRFHQSVTCNQDKLTFTTHTGSYPITNIDYTKQVIYISDPSMSTCSCTQPSKGFGLNYDAPFTFQDDNIFALLDCSTSSSSNGSLYSSDNSKLSLCDNQGAPICSFLYSCRAISFINLPIATCCVYTPIDLGPAFEMDLQKLQCSSYSGFYSFNGRESDPNSWKYGIALKYKFNVNNEYPSSCSSCERSNGVCGYYGAYNSFICNCPNGLNTTNDCYFGSSYSYGSRLIPSWHSGIWLIYCFVWLVISVF; this comes from the exons ATGAAGCTTTCTCATCCTTCAACTAATATGATCACCTCCTTCATCTTCGTCTTTCTTACTCTACCATCCTTTATCACATCCCAAATCTGCCAAAGATCCTGCGACAAAGTCCCTCTCAGATTCCCGTTCGGCAGTGATGCCGGCTGCGGCGACCCGCGCTTCCATCAATCCGTAACATGCAACCAAGACAAGCTAACCTTCACCACCCACACCGGCTCCTACCCCATCACCAACATAGACTACACAAAACAAGTCATCTACATCTCCGACCCTTCCATGTCCACCTGCTCCTGCACTCAACCCAGCAAAGGCTTCGGCCTCAACTACGACGCGCCGTTCACCTTCCAAGACGATAACATCTTCGCTTTGCTCGACTGCTCCACCTCCTCATCATCCAACGGCAGCCTTTACAGCAGTGACAACTCCAAGCTCTCCCTTTGTGACAACCAAGGTGCTCCAATCTGCAGCTTCTTGTATTCATGCAGGGCCATAAGCTTCATTAACCTTCCCATCGCAACGTGTTGCGTTTACACGCCGATTGATCTCGGGCCGGCTTTTGAGATGGACTTGCAGAAGCTACAATGCAGCTCTTATTCTGGTTTCTACAGCTTCAATGGCCGTGAATCCGACCCTAATAGTTGGAAGTATGGGATAGcgctcaaatacaagttcaacGTGAACAATGAGTATCCGAGTTCATGTTCTAGTTGTGAGAGAAGCAATGGGGTTTGTGGGTACTATGGAGCTTATAACTCGTTCATCTGTAATTGTCCCAATGGTTTGAACACTACAAACGATTGCTACTTTGGATCGTCCTATAGTTATGGCTCGAGGCTTATACCATCGTGGCACTCTG GGATTTGGCTAATCTATTGTTTTGTGTGGCTTGTAATTTCAGTATTCTAG
- the LOC126791023 gene encoding pentatricopeptide repeat-containing protein At1g05670, mitochondrial, whose amino-acid sequence MRRCIIFSDYCCQILANRARLNHGLNGSVYYFRSYSRMLSSGSTEMRPFPDYSPKRKTIKDDELVHGISTTIKLRRFEPLHRILKPYESKFRSDHLIWVLMKIKSDYKLVLDLFDWACLRRDPTLEARCIVVHIAAGSNDLQTAHILIHDFWAKPKLDVSLSCTHFTDRLIYTYKDWGADPHVFDVFFQVLVELGMLNDARILFDKLLSYGIVISVDSCNLFLSHLSNTSDGSEMAIKFFIEYLEVGVHWNTSSYNIIIHSLCRLEKIKEAHYLLLQMELKGCLPDVVSYSTLISRYCYVGELQNVLKLIEEMKSKGLKPNSHTFNSIILLLCKTGKLSEAEMILREMIVLGVHPDNVVYTTLIDGFCKFGNVPAAWRLFDEMRDRKVTPDFISYTAIIHGFCRTGKMMDADKLFHEMVSKGLEPDEVTYTALIDGYCKTGQMKEAFSLHNQMVSMGLSPNVITYTALADGLCKRGEVDIANELLHEVCRKGLQLNVCSYNSIVNGLCKMGDIGEAEELMSQMEVAGPNLDTITYTTLMDAYCKAGQMAKAHKVLRVMLDKGLQPTVVTFNVLMNGFCMSGMLEEGERLLKWMLEKGIAPNATTYNSVMKQYCIRNNMRATIEMFKGMSASGVMPDNNTYNILIKGHCKQRNMKEAWFLHKEMAKKGFILTASSYIALIIGFCKRKKFVEARELFEEMRRQGLLANREIYNIFVDMNYEDGNMDNTLELCDEIIENCLVGKSKNEHT is encoded by the coding sequence ATGAGGAGGTGCATTATCTTCTCAGACTATTGTTGTCAGATACTTGCTAATCGTGCCCGGTTAAATCATGGTTTGAATGGTTCAGTGTACTACTTTAGAAGTTATAGCCGTATGCTCTCATCTGGCTCGACAGAGATGAGGCCATTTCCTGATTACTCCCCCAAGAGAAAAACCATCAAGGATGATGAACTTGTCCATGGCATCTCCACCACAATAAAGTTGCGTAGGTTTGAGCCCTTGCATAGGATTCTGAAGCCTTATGAATCTAAGTTCAGGTCTGACCATCTAATATGGGTTCTCATGAAAATTAAGAGTGACTATAAGTTGGTTTTGGATTTGTTTGATTGGGCATGCTTACGTAGGGATCCAACACTAGAAGCTCGTTGCATTGTTGTGCACATCGCTGCAGGATCAAATGATCTTCAAACAGCTCATATCCTGATCCATGATTTTTGGGCAAAACCTAAGTTAGATGTCAGTCTTTCCTGCACTCACTTTACTGATCGGTTGATATACACTTACAAGGACTGGGGTGCAGACCCCCATGTGTTTGATGTTTTCTTCCAGGTCCTTGTTGAACTTGGGATGCTCAACGATGCAAGAATACTTTTTGATAAGCTGTTAAGTTATGGGATAGTCATATCTGTTGATTCCTGTAATTTATTTCTTTCCCATTTATCAAATACCTCGGATGGAAGTGAGATGGCAATAAAGTTTTTCATTGAATATCTTGAAGTGGGCGTTCATTGGAACACATCATCATATAATATTATCATTCATTCTCTCTGTCGATTAGAGAAGATAAAAGAAGCCCACTATTTACTACTGCAGATGGAGTTGAAGGGTTGTTTGCCTGATGTTGTAAGTTATAGTACTTTAATCAGCCGATATTGTTATGTTGGAGAACTACAGAATGTGTTGAAGCTCATAGAAGAGATGAAAAGTAAGGGGTTGAAGCCAAATTCTCATACTTTTAACAGCATAATACTTCTTCTCTGCAAGACTGGAAAATTATCTGAAGCAGAAATGATATTGAGGGAAATGATTGTTTTGGGAGTACACCCCGATAATGTTGTCTATACAACTCTAATTGATGGTTTCTGTAAGTTCGGGAATGTTCCAGCTGCTTGGAggttgtttgatgaaatgcGGGATAGGAAAGTTACCCCAGATTTTATATCTTATACTGCTATTATACATGGATTCTGTCGAACAGGGAAGATGATGGATGCAGATAAGCTCTTCCATGAAATGGTTAGTAAAGGGTTGGAACCAGATGAAGTTACTTATACAGCACTCATTGATGGTTATTGCAAAACAGGTCAGATGAAAGAGGCCTTTTCTCTTCACAATCAGATGGTTAGTATGGGGCTTAGCCCAAATGTTATCACCTATACTGCACTGGCTGATGGTCTTTGTAAACGAGGGGAAGTTGATATAGCAAACGAACTTCTTCATGAGGTGTGTAGGAAAGGCCTTCAACTTAATGTCTGCAGCTACAACTCAATCGTGAATGGTCTTTGTAAAATGGGAGATATAGGAGAAGCAGAAGAATTGATGAGTCAAATGGAGGTTGCAGGTCCCAATCTTGATACTATTACTTATACTACTCTCATGGATGCATACTGTAAGGCAGGGCAGATGGCTAAGGCTCACAAGGTCCTGCGTGTGATGCTGGATAAAGGGCTTCAACCTACAGTTGTTACATTTAATGTACTGATGAATGGCTTTTGCATGTCAGGAATGCTAGAAGAAGGTGAGAGGTTACTTAAATGGATGTTAGAGAAGGGAATTGCGCCTAATGCCACCACCTACAATTCTGTAATGAAGCAGTACTGCATCAGAAATAACATGCGTGCTACAATTGAGATGTTCAAGGGTATGTCCGCTAGTGGGGTGATGCCTGATAATAATACGTATAACATTTTGATAAAAGGGCATTGCAAAcaaaggaatatgaaagaagCATGGTTTTTGCACAAAGAAATGGCAAAAAAAGGATTTATTCTTACAGCTAGTTCTTACATTGCACTTATTATTGGTTTTTGTAAGAGAAAGAAGTTCGTGGAGGCAAGAGAACTCTTTGAAGAGATGAGACGACAAGGTTTATTAGCAAATAGAGAAATATACAACATCTTTGTTGATATGAACTATGAAGATGGGAATATGGACAATACTCTTGAGCTCTGTGATGAGATTATAGAGAATTGTCTGGTTGGCAAGTCCAAAAATGAACACACATAG
- the LOC126792512 gene encoding uncharacterized protein LOC126792512, with protein sequence MGVGDDADFLRIREILKERIRKERRTASDFVDDCSVDKKKIPKHRPFFGPSQHCISQRLIEGRDALMQELRISSQDVSKVEILDTITDPESSELEAEPGTANVAKLRESRDYSWLSTDEEVPKEDDGINKDIFVSKSSDAQTPNSKQPLKTLSGWQKPSSAKNAQDQSNTPKKEKSMADRPQCSLKSKPSLEKSKYENKERLKTIAEKVDDEDSDKDEDEDNNVYVSSIIQGLFRGNRKRPATLDYDDRDDRAMVSSFADIEREERRSAKLARQEDEIEALRIEQEEKERLRRAKKRKLLQKSTTE encoded by the exons ATGGGGGTTGGAGAT GATGCTGATTTTCTCAGAATAAGGGAGATACTAAAGGAACGCATTCGAAAAGAGAGAAGGACGGCATCGGACTTTGTTGATGACTGCTCGGTTGATAAGAAGAAGATACCTAAACACAG ACCCTTCTTTGGCCCCTCACAACATTGCATTTCTCAAAGATTAATTGAAGGTAGGGATGCGTTAATGCAAGAGCTTAGGATTAGTTCACAGGATGTGAGCAAGGTAGAGATCCTTGATACAATTACAGATCCAGAATCGTCTGAATTAGAGGCCGAGCCGGGTACGGCGAACGTTGCAAAGCTCAGGGAATCTCGGGATTACTCTTGGTTGTCAACAGACGAAGAAGTTCCGAAAGAAGATGATGGAATTAATAAAGATATTTTTGTCTCGAAATCAAGTGATGCACAAACTCCAAATTCTAAACAACCTCTGAAAACACTTTCAGGGTGGCAGAAACCCTCCTCAGCAAAGAACGCACAAGACCAAAGTAATACACCAAAAAAGGAGAAATCGATGGCAGATAGACCTCAATGTTCTCTGAAAAGCAAACCCTCATTGGAAAAGtcaaaatatgaaaacaaGGAAAGATTGAAAACTATAGCCGagaaggttgatgatgaggatTCAGACaaggatgaggatgaagacAATAATGTTTACGTTTCTTCAATCATCCAAGGATTGTTTAG AGGTAATCGTAAGAGGCCCGCAACTTTGGATTATGATGATAGAGATGATCGTGCAATGGTATCCAGCTTTGCTGATatcgagagagaagagaggagaag CGCAAAACTTGCAAGGCAGGAAGATGAAATAGAGGCTCTAAGGAttgaacaagaagaaaaggaaagattAAGAAGAGCAAAGAAGAGAAAGCTGCTGCAGAAATCCACAACTGAGTGA